The genomic segment AAGACAACTGATGGCGAACAGTGAGTGATTCTTGAGGTTATGGATAAGTAGGTCAGATGGATCACTTCTTTACTGAGCGAAGAGCGAACGAAGTGGAAGCAGGAACTCACCTTTCTTGGCTACGGTGGATTGCTTGCGGAGTTCAAAGGCACAGGGGAGTCTTCGTGATAGGCGACCCGCCATAGCTTGAAAACGGCGCGAGTGACGAGAGCTTCGACGGACTGCTTAATACAGGACTCTTCAACATCATCAGGATCAGAGGTCGCGTCTGGTGGCGGATGGTAGTGCTCGAGTCCAGGCACGTGGATGTAGTCGCCATCGTGAGGATGCTTTCCCCAGCGAACGTTCACGCCTTCAGAATCCGTGTAATGGAATTTGTAGTCTGCTCGAGTCGTCCACTGAACGTCGATCCGAGCGAAATCGGCACTACAGAGGCCGTCCTCGAGCACCATCGGATTGAGATAGTCATCCAACGCAGGGGTTGCGAGTGGCTCTTCTCTTTCGATGACGTCGCGAATTGTGAGGAGTGCTGGCCGGTCGATCGGTCCTCGGAGCGAGTGGCTTTCGTTTGTTTTGGGTGTTCCCGCCATCCGTTAGGCGGGACTACCGTTCATGGTTCGAAGGTTGCCGTCAACGAAGCGCTCGGCGTTTGCAATCGAGAGTGCGGCGTTCGCAAATGCGAGGTTCCGGCGTGTCGTCTGCCACTCTCGAATCGTTTTAGCATCGATGTCGGACTGCGTGGAGACGGATTCGGAGAGCGTCTGATTTGTCTGTTCAATAGTCAACTCTTCAGGGGAGTCGACGCCGTATTTGGTCCGGTACTCGTTGAGCTGATCGCGCATCTCTGCAATGCGTGTCACGAGTTCGTCGGTCGAGACGTGCTCGAGGATGTCTGCGGCCTGCTCGACAACGAGCGACTCCGGCGATCGCCGGTAGGTCGTTCCGCCGTGTTCCCCAGTGTCAGTGACGACGAACCCTTCGTCGGCGAGTGTATTGAGGTGTTTGCGTGCCGTCTTTGGTGAGGCCTGGGCATCGTTAGCGACGGTGTCAGCCGACACGGGCGAGTACGTATGGGCAATGACGTGGCGAACACGCTCGTAGGGGGTCGTCTCGGATACCCACTCCTCTTCGACTGTCTTATCGACGTCCTCAAATTCGTCGGGTGGGGTTCGCTCGCTCATATCTATGCGAACGAGGGCGAGTAATATAGTCCTTTGGCAGAGTACTATACTACGCCATCATTCGCGCGAATTCGATGCGTCGCTAGGCCAAAGGATTCTATCAGGGTCGAAAATGTAGTCGCATCATACGGTATCAGGCAGGAACTCGAGTTCGAGAGTATCGCAATGGATCTCGCGATTGGCTTCGGACTCGAGAGTATCGAGTACGAACCAAGGTAGTATCCGGGGCTGGTGTATCGCCTCGACGAGCCTAATGTCGTTAACCTGCTCTTTGGCTCCGGGAAACTGGTCGTCACTGGTGGGCAGGAAGTCGACGGGGCTAAACAGGCTGTTAGCATCATCGCTGATCGTCTCGAGGACCTAGATCTGCTCGAGTAGTGTCCGTTCTTCCTTCTGCGTGGAACTACTGTCGTCACAGATGATCTCGGTAGAGAGCACGTTACATACAGGACAAGCTGATAAC from the Natronococcus sp. AD-5 genome contains:
- a CDS encoding DUF7342 family protein — translated: MSERTPPDEFEDVDKTVEEEWVSETTPYERVRHVIAHTYSPVSADTVANDAQASPKTARKHLNTLADEGFVVTDTGEHGGTTYRRSPESLVVEQAADILEHVSTDELVTRIAEMRDQLNEYRTKYGVDSPEELTIEQTNQTLSESVSTQSDIDAKTIREWQTTRRNLAFANAALSIANAERFVDGNLRTMNGSPA